In Triticum urartu cultivar G1812 chromosome 6, Tu2.1, whole genome shotgun sequence, the following proteins share a genomic window:
- the LOC125513993 gene encoding uncharacterized protein LOC125513993 isoform X2, translating into MRNPPGRHLLRVATRAVRSSSGLGGSGAGASTSATSPGAASSGGRPRSRGGGGGGMLLRATSPPPPSAVAAAACWESRTLRRDGEDDWEEVVVAAAGDGAAPGAGDAEVDSDYRVVFWSPPTGDEVRAAFSSIQEVFEGSYYDVNSNETEKQLALLSNSEHSSSTNSSGSDDWVEPAAYVLNSTALLTREHRNVLDAFRLLQRDPNVQKMVMSLSCDRTVWDAVMNNEAVQEFRRSFQDGKEVNRKGNSCGPAAVLKWILANTQAKITEFFDNIAKIVSMLFHPQSDEDKPDLYSDAVKVSFMLSVFVFIVVAVARTKGTGTLSS; encoded by the exons ATGAGGAACCCGCCCGGCCGGCACCTCCTGCGCGTCGCCACCCGCGCCGTGCGCTCCTCGTCCGGGCTCGGCGGCTCCGGCGCCGGGGCCTCCACGTCCGCCACGTCCCCCGGCGCCGCCTCGTCCGGGGGCCGCCCGCGtagccgaggcggcggcggcggcggcatgcTCCTGCGGGCCACGTCCCCGCCCCCGCCCTCCGCCGTCGCGGCCGCCGCGTGCTGGGAGTCCCGCACGCTGCGCCGCGACGGGGAGGACGACTGGGAGGaggtcgtcgtcgccgccgcggGCGACGGCGCGGCCCCGGGCGCCGGCGACGCGGAGGTGGACAGCGACTACAGGGTCGTGTTCTGGTCCCCGCCCACCGGGGACGAAGTCCGCGCCGCCTTCTCTAGCATCCAGGA GGTGTTTGAGGGTTCTTATTATGATGTGAATTCAAATGAAACTGAGAAACAACTAGCATTGCTGTCCAACTCAGAGCATTCTTCATCAACCAATTCATCAGGATCAGACGATTGGGTCGAACCTGCTGCATATGTTCTCAACTCTACTGCTCTTCTGACCAGGGAGCATAGGAATGTTTTGGATGCCTTCCGTCTATTGCAAAGAGACCCTAATGTTCAG AAAATGGTTATGTCCTTGTCATGTGATAGGACTGTCTGGGATGCTGTAATGAATAACGAAGCAGTGCAAGAATTCAGGAGATCTTTTCAGGATG GCAAAGAAGTTAATAGAAAGGGAAACTCTTGTGGCCCTGCTGCAGTGCTTAAGTGGATCCTAGCCAACACCCAGGCAAAGATAACGGAATTCTTCGATAATATAGCGAAGATTGTCAGCATGCTCTTCCACCCTCAAAGCGATGAAGATAAGCCCGATCTGTACAGCGATGCAGTGAAGGTGTCCTTCATGCTCTCGGTGTTCGTCTTCATCGTGGTGGCCGTTGCTCGTACCAA AGGAACTGGAACACTTTCTAGCTAG
- the LOC125513993 gene encoding uncharacterized protein LOC125513993 isoform X1 gives MRNPPGRHLLRVATRAVRSSSGLGGSGAGASTSATSPGAASSGGRPRSRGGGGGGMLLRATSPPPPSAVAAAACWESRTLRRDGEDDWEEVVVAAAGDGAAPGAGDAEVDSDYRVVFWSPPTGDEVRAAFSSIQEVFEGSYYDVNSNETEKQLALLSNSEHSSSTNSSGSDDWVEPAAYVLNSTALLTREHRNVLDAFRLLQRDPNVQKMVMSLSCDRTVWDAVMNNEAVQEFRRSFQDGKEVNRKGNSCGPAAVLKWILANTQAKITEFFDNIAKIVSMLFHPQSDEDKPDLYSDAVKVSFMLSVFVFIVVAVARTNYEPWDFEVW, from the exons ATGAGGAACCCGCCCGGCCGGCACCTCCTGCGCGTCGCCACCCGCGCCGTGCGCTCCTCGTCCGGGCTCGGCGGCTCCGGCGCCGGGGCCTCCACGTCCGCCACGTCCCCCGGCGCCGCCTCGTCCGGGGGCCGCCCGCGtagccgaggcggcggcggcggcggcatgcTCCTGCGGGCCACGTCCCCGCCCCCGCCCTCCGCCGTCGCGGCCGCCGCGTGCTGGGAGTCCCGCACGCTGCGCCGCGACGGGGAGGACGACTGGGAGGaggtcgtcgtcgccgccgcggGCGACGGCGCGGCCCCGGGCGCCGGCGACGCGGAGGTGGACAGCGACTACAGGGTCGTGTTCTGGTCCCCGCCCACCGGGGACGAAGTCCGCGCCGCCTTCTCTAGCATCCAGGA GGTGTTTGAGGGTTCTTATTATGATGTGAATTCAAATGAAACTGAGAAACAACTAGCATTGCTGTCCAACTCAGAGCATTCTTCATCAACCAATTCATCAGGATCAGACGATTGGGTCGAACCTGCTGCATATGTTCTCAACTCTACTGCTCTTCTGACCAGGGAGCATAGGAATGTTTTGGATGCCTTCCGTCTATTGCAAAGAGACCCTAATGTTCAG AAAATGGTTATGTCCTTGTCATGTGATAGGACTGTCTGGGATGCTGTAATGAATAACGAAGCAGTGCAAGAATTCAGGAGATCTTTTCAGGATG GCAAAGAAGTTAATAGAAAGGGAAACTCTTGTGGCCCTGCTGCAGTGCTTAAGTGGATCCTAGCCAACACCCAGGCAAAGATAACGGAATTCTTCGATAATATAGCGAAGATTGTCAGCATGCTCTTCCACCCTCAAAGCGATGAAGATAAGCCCGATCTGTACAGCGATGCAGTGAAGGTGTCCTTCATGCTCTCGGTGTTCGTCTTCATCGTGGTGGCCGTTGCTCGTACCAA TTATGAGCCGTGGGATTTCGAAGTGTGGTGA
- the LOC125513992 gene encoding acetylglutamate kinase-like, which produces MLLTKPHPALTLPSASLPNPTLNAARVRPLASSAPHGRRGRRVSASSSPAPAQAASAALSRVDVLSEALPFIQRFKGKTVVVKYGGAAMKSPELQASVIRDLVLLSCVGLRPVLVHGGGPEINSWLQRVGVEPQFRNGLRVTDALTMEVVEMVLVGKVNKQLVSLISLAGATAVGLCGKDARLLTARPSPDAAALGFVGEVTRVDPSVLRPIIASGHIPVIATVAADETGQAYNINADTAAGEIAAAIGAEKLLLITDVSGILADRDDPGSLVKEIDIAGVRRMVAEGKVGGGMIPKVECCVRALAQGVHTASIIDGRVPHSLLLEILTDEGTGTMITG; this is translated from the coding sequence ATGCTCCTAACCAAGCCCCACCCCGCCCTCACCCTCCCCTCCGCATCCCTCCCAAATCCTACCCTAAACGCCGCCCGCGTCAGGCCGCTCGCCTCGTCCGCGCCCCATGGACGCCGCGGGCGCCGCgtctcggcctcctcctccccggcGCCAGCGCAGGCCGCGTCCGCGGCGCTGAGCCGCGTGGACGTCCTGTCGGAGGCGCTCCCCTTCATCCAGCGGTTCAAGGGCAAGACGGTGGTGGTCAAGTACGGCGGCGCGGCCATGAAGTCGCCGGAGCTGCAGGCGTCGGTGATCCGCGACCTGGTCCTGCTCTCCTGCGTCGGCCTGCGCCCCGTGCTCGTGCACGGCGGCGGCCCGGAGATCAACTCCTGGCTGCAGCGCGTCGGCGTCGAGCCGCAGTTCCGCAACGGCCTCCGCGTCACCGACGCGCTCACCATGGAGGTCGTCGAGATGGTGCTGGTCGGCAAGGTCAACAAGCAGCTCGTCTCCCTCATCAGCCTCGCCGGCGCCACCGCCGTCGGCCTCTGCGGCAAGGACGCGCGCCTCCTcaccgcgcgcccctcccccgaCGCCGCGGCCCTCGGGTTCGTCGGCGAGGTCACGCGCGTCGACCCCTCCGTGCTCCGCCCGATCATCGCCTCCGGCCACATCCCGGTCATCGCCACCGTGGCCGCAGACGAGACCGGGCAGGCCTACAACATCAACGCCGACACTGCGGCGGGGGAGATCGCGGCTGCCATTGGCGCCGAGAAGCTGCTGCTGATCACTGACGTGTCCGGCATACTCGCGGACCGGGACGACCCCGGGAGCCTGGTGAAGGAGATTGACATCGCCGGCGTCCGGCGGATGGTGGCCGAGGGGAAGGTGGGTGGGGGCATGATACCCAAGGTGGAGTGCTGCGTGCGCGCACTGGCGCAGGGCGTGCACACGGCCAGCATCATTGACGGCCGCGTCCCGCACTCTCTCCTGCTCGAGATCCTCACCGACGAGGGCACCGGCACCATGATCACCGGCTGA